One region of Corynebacterium capitovis DSM 44611 genomic DNA includes:
- a CDS encoding Fur family transcriptional regulator, whose product MAPHRSSSDVPKLGVRNTRQRTAVVSVMKEIDRFASAREIYGELTERGEKVGLTTVYRTLQSLSAIEAVDVLQNAEGEALYRHCLTETHHHHLVCTICGRGEEIEGGPIEQWAQMVAHRYGYELIGHDAEIYGVCRSCQAERARGENG is encoded by the coding sequence ATGGCCCCACACCGATCGAGCTCTGACGTACCCAAGCTGGGGGTACGGAACACCCGGCAGCGTACCGCAGTGGTCAGTGTCATGAAGGAGATCGACCGGTTCGCCTCTGCCCGTGAAATCTACGGGGAGCTGACAGAGCGCGGAGAAAAAGTCGGTTTGACCACCGTGTACCGCACGCTCCAGTCGCTGTCCGCCATCGAGGCGGTCGACGTCTTGCAGAACGCGGAAGGGGAGGCCCTTTACCGTCACTGCCTCACCGAGACGCACCACCACCACCTCGTCTGCACCATATGCGGCCGCGGCGAGGAGATCGAGGGAGGTCCCATCGAACAGTGGGCGCAGATGGTAGCTCACCGCTACGGCTACGAGCTGATCGGCCACGACGCCGAAATCTACGGCGTGTGCCGGTCGTGCCAGGCGGAGCGGGCCCGAGGGGAAAACGGCTAG
- a CDS encoding ArsR/SmtB family transcription factor, which produces MREEYTPDDVRRIADVVSALDSPLRLHIVLILSTGDYVVHQLVDQLNKSQPLISQHLRVLKRAGLVSSTRTGREVKYNLVKPAVVEAIRYLASVSDVPPSVVELASRRPPVPLPPFSPAADHGQAPGSAAAIIDPPSTTRPEIDPGVRPNTVRPARD; this is translated from the coding sequence GTGAGAGAGGAGTACACACCCGACGACGTGCGGCGCATCGCCGACGTGGTGAGTGCCCTCGACTCTCCCCTCCGGTTGCACATCGTCCTCATCCTCAGCACCGGCGACTACGTCGTTCACCAGCTGGTTGACCAGCTGAACAAATCGCAGCCCCTGATTAGCCAGCATCTCCGCGTGCTCAAAAGGGCCGGCCTCGTCTCCTCCACTCGCACCGGCCGCGAGGTCAAATACAACTTGGTCAAGCCGGCTGTTGTCGAGGCCATCCGGTACCTTGCCAGCGTGAGCGACGTGCCACCGAGCGTCGTTGAGCTCGCTTCTCGACGTCCCCCGGTACCGTTGCCTCCCTTTTCCCCGGCAGCGGACCACGGACAGGCGCCCGGCAGCGCCGCCGCGATCATCGACCCGCCGTCCACGACCCGCCCAGAAATAGACCCAGGGGTCAGGCCGAACACGGTGCGCCCCGCTCGGGACTAG
- a CDS encoding glycine--tRNA ligase, translated as MASTIDTVVNLCKRRGLVYPAGEIYGGTRSAWDYGPLGVELKENIKRQWWRHMVQSRRDTVGVDTSVILPRQVWEASGHVDVFTDPLVESLHTHKRYRADHLIEAYEEKHGHPPVNGLADINDPETGQPGAWTEPRAFSGLLKTFLGPVDDQEGLHYLRPETAQGIFVNFKNVMTSARMKPPFGIANMGKSFRNEITPGNFIFRTREFEQMEMEFFVKPGEDEQWHQTWIDTRYQWYVDLGIDPEHLRLYEHPKEKLSHYSKRTVDIEYAFNFQGSTWGELEGVANRTDYDLRTHSEASGEDLSFFDQESNERWIPYCIEPAAGLGRAMMAFLIDAYQEEEAPNAKGGTDTRVVLKLDRRLAPVKAAVLPLSKKPELSGPAEELAATLRQHWNVDYDTSGAIGRRYRRQDEIGTPFCITYDFDSLEDGAVTVRERDTMEQERVRIADLEAYLAAHLIGA; from the coding sequence ATGGCCTCGACCATTGATACCGTCGTCAACCTGTGCAAACGCCGGGGTCTCGTGTACCCGGCGGGTGAGATTTACGGTGGTACGAGGTCGGCGTGGGATTACGGTCCGCTGGGTGTGGAGCTGAAGGAGAACATCAAGAGACAGTGGTGGCGCCATATGGTCCAGTCACGGAGGGACACGGTCGGCGTGGACACGTCGGTAATCCTGCCGCGCCAGGTATGGGAGGCCAGCGGCCACGTCGACGTGTTTACGGATCCCCTGGTGGAATCCCTCCACACGCACAAGCGCTACCGCGCCGATCACCTGATCGAGGCCTATGAGGAAAAGCACGGCCACCCGCCGGTCAACGGCTTGGCCGACATCAACGACCCGGAGACGGGCCAGCCGGGCGCCTGGACCGAACCGCGCGCCTTCTCTGGGCTGCTGAAGACCTTTCTTGGTCCGGTCGATGACCAAGAAGGCCTCCACTACTTGCGGCCTGAGACGGCGCAGGGCATCTTCGTCAACTTCAAGAACGTGATGACGTCCGCGCGCATGAAGCCGCCGTTCGGCATCGCGAACATGGGCAAGTCCTTCCGCAACGAGATCACCCCGGGCAACTTCATCTTCCGCACCCGTGAGTTCGAGCAGATGGAGATGGAGTTCTTCGTCAAGCCCGGCGAGGACGAGCAGTGGCACCAGACGTGGATCGACACCCGCTACCAGTGGTACGTCGACCTCGGCATCGACCCGGAGCACCTGCGCCTCTACGAGCACCCGAAGGAGAAGCTGTCACACTATTCCAAGCGCACCGTCGATATCGAGTACGCCTTCAACTTCCAGGGTTCCACCTGGGGCGAGCTCGAGGGTGTGGCGAACCGCACTGATTACGACCTGCGGACCCACTCGGAGGCCTCAGGCGAGGACCTCTCTTTCTTCGACCAGGAAAGCAACGAGCGCTGGATTCCTTACTGCATCGAGCCCGCTGCCGGCCTCGGCCGAGCCATGATGGCCTTCCTCATTGACGCCTACCAGGAGGAGGAGGCCCCGAACGCGAAGGGCGGCACCGATACGCGCGTGGTGCTCAAGCTCGACCGTCGGCTCGCCCCGGTGAAGGCCGCAGTGCTCCCGCTGTCGAAGAAACCGGAGTTGTCGGGCCCGGCGGAGGAGCTTGCAGCCACGCTGCGCCAGCACTGGAACGTCGACTACGACACCTCGGGCGCGATCGGGCGCCGCTACCGCCGCCAAGACGAGATCGGGACCCCGTTCTGCATCACCTACGACTTCGACTCGCTCGAGGACGGCGCCGTGACCGTGCGCGAGCGCGACACGATGGAGCAGGAGCGCGTGAGGATCGCCGACCTCGAGGCCTACCTCGCCGCCCACCTCATTGGAGCTTAG